One stretch of Priestia megaterium DNA includes these proteins:
- a CDS encoding TetR/AcrR family transcriptional regulator, producing the protein MNTNQTPKKKPGRPKITTENNITREQILKTAAHLFMAYGYERVSMEQVAEASDVTKASVYYYFKNKATLFTVSVSSMFQRITKQTEKLLQNSKGLKHRLYEVTLDHLKRPHIDFETLLQEATSSLTEDHIHEIREAEKAIHQALENVFKQAVNNGEIVTTSPRLLAHTFSMVTMIRNKKELIAELGGPEKTAKALVDLFWIGIGPN; encoded by the coding sequence ATGAATACGAATCAGACACCGAAAAAAAAGCCAGGCAGACCCAAAATAACAACTGAAAATAATATAACAAGAGAGCAAATTTTAAAGACTGCTGCCCATTTATTTATGGCATATGGATATGAAAGAGTCTCAATGGAGCAAGTGGCTGAGGCTAGCGATGTGACTAAGGCTAGTGTTTACTACTACTTTAAAAATAAGGCAACTTTATTTACCGTTTCGGTATCAAGTATGTTCCAACGTATTACAAAACAGACAGAGAAATTATTACAAAATTCCAAAGGGCTAAAACACAGATTATATGAGGTAACATTGGATCATTTAAAGAGACCACATATTGATTTTGAAACATTATTGCAGGAAGCGACTTCTTCGCTTACAGAAGATCATATTCATGAAATTCGTGAGGCAGAGAAAGCCATACATCAGGCATTGGAGAACGTATTCAAACAAGCTGTAAACAACGGTGAAATTGTCACAACAAGCCCTCGCTTGCTTGCGCATACATTTTCTATGGTCACAATGATTCGGAATAAAAAAGAATTAATAGCTGAATTAGGAGGACCTGAAAAAACGGCTAAGGCTCTAGTAGATCTTTTTTGGATAGGGATTGGTCCTAATTGA
- a CDS encoding SMI1/KNR4 family protein: protein MKKEFYQGDSFWSDDSEYERIDYPINDEIIKQAEASLGFKLPSSLLDLMKIKNGGGLNYPYFMLPDGDTESIPYGQRTRISDIDPIHFENDDMSILSSEELLKEVELSGEFVVLSTDFHYWVVLDYRNRLQDPAVMYIAENYAASTYDNTEWEYIKIADTFDDFLKQLFRVPPLDSKQLKSSYSRK, encoded by the coding sequence TTGAAAAAAGAATTTTATCAGGGAGATAGTTTTTGGAGCGACGATAGTGAATATGAGCGTATAGATTATCCGATAAATGATGAAATCATAAAGCAAGCTGAAGCTAGTTTAGGTTTTAAGTTACCTAGTTCATTATTAGATTTAATGAAAATAAAAAATGGTGGGGGATTAAACTACCCATACTTTATGTTACCTGATGGAGATACCGAAAGTATTCCTTATGGGCAAAGAACAAGGATTAGTGATATTGACCCTATACATTTTGAAAATGATGATATGAGTATCTTATCTTCCGAAGAATTATTAAAAGAAGTGGAACTCTCCGGTGAATTTGTGGTTTTGTCGACAGACTTTCACTATTGGGTCGTGTTGGATTATCGTAATAGATTACAAGATCCCGCTGTAATGTATATCGCAGAAAACTATGCGGCTTCAACATATGATAATACAGAATGGGAGTATATCAAAATAGCAGACACTTTTGATGATTTTCTAAAGCAATTATTTCGTGTACCACCATTAGATTCAAAACAATTAAAAAGTAGCTATAGTCGCAAATAA
- a CDS encoding class I SAM-dependent methyltransferase — MNDYYGELCTRLYEIDKSFANRKELEFYLSFVKDQNMKVLEPKCGNGRMLIPFMQKGIDIEGFDVSKDMLKACVEKAERMNHKPNVWYQDIGNFKSSKKYDLIMIPFGSFSLLADNVAAKSLQNMKAVLKEDGKIILTIIKKKSEIEELVDWTETNRVSFNKEIIVVYKKSFYDKRTSSLNTKIRYELLQGNKTKKVEIMDFPLRLYGSEEFESILNSNGFNNLTVHEVKDGYGEGISFFVYECRI, encoded by the coding sequence ATGAATGATTACTATGGAGAGCTCTGCACAAGGTTGTACGAGATTGATAAATCTTTTGCAAATAGAAAAGAGCTGGAGTTTTATCTTTCTTTTGTAAAAGACCAAAATATGAAAGTGTTAGAACCAAAGTGTGGTAATGGTAGAATGCTTATTCCATTTATGCAAAAAGGAATCGATATTGAAGGGTTCGATGTTTCTAAGGATATGCTTAAAGCATGTGTGGAAAAAGCTGAAAGAATGAACCACAAACCTAATGTATGGTATCAAGACATTGGGAATTTTAAGAGCAGCAAAAAGTATGATCTTATTATGATACCTTTCGGCTCCTTTTCGCTGTTAGCTGATAATGTAGCTGCTAAGAGTCTTCAAAACATGAAAGCAGTTTTAAAAGAGGACGGGAAAATAATTTTAACTATTATAAAGAAAAAAAGTGAAATTGAAGAACTAGTAGATTGGACTGAAACGAATAGAGTATCTTTTAATAAAGAAATCATCGTCGTTTACAAAAAAAGCTTCTACGATAAAAGAACTAGCTCTTTGAATACTAAGATAAGATATGAATTGCTTCAAGGAAATAAAACAAAAAAGGTGGAGATAATGGATTTTCCTCTTCGACTTTATGGCTCAGAAGAATTTGAAAGTATCCTTAATTCTAATGGGTTTAACAACCTCACTGTTCATGAAGTAAAAGATGGCTACGGAGAAGGCATCTCATTTTTTGTCTATGAGTGCCGAATATAG
- a CDS encoding MMPL family transporter codes for MKESPLATFSRFMTGKVSRWVVIAVWILATVVLTIAWPAVNKTEVNNAPNLSENSPSVEAENLIKKEFPNSSGVPALLTWHKESGLNNDDLKAIQQVAAGLEKKPLEEQTSTPPLHKLPLAALQKMISKDGTTLVQPIFFKENVETDVLEKNLDAVKKQVKENVSYDSFATDIDEKDKLSTRVTGPVGIQVDATSLFEGADVSLLIATVLLVLILLLVIYRSPILAIIPLIGVGFAYGVLSPILGILADKGWITVDSQSISIMTVLLFGAGTDYCLFLISHYRDELRKVKDKRQALINAFKGASGAIAMSGFTVVISLLALIVAKYGAYHRFAIPFSLSILVMGLASLTLIPALLSVMGRGSFYPFVPRTPEMEEELAKKKGKPVRDRKEKNRFGNWIGNVVTTKPWTIIVACLVFFGALSIYSSQIKYTYDLLSSFPEDMPSREGFAIISDAYSPGELAPAQVVIDTEGKSVDLEKALKKNDLISTVSAPQSGTNNEDLKIYDVTFNVNPYSIEAMEAIPDLRDAAEKALSQSGVSAVKSKVWIGGQTATQYDTMTTSDKDDSIIVPLIIIFISLLLLAYLRSIVAMLYLVGTVILSYSAALGLGWLIIHNIMGADAIQGAIPLYAFVFLVALGEDYNIFMISSIWQKKKHMPLKQAIKEGVSETSGVITSAGIILAATFAVLATLPIQVLVQFGIITALGVLLDTFIVRPFLVPAITTVLGRFAFWPGKVEMAPEKEQ; via the coding sequence ATGAAAGAATCACCTTTAGCAACATTCAGCCGATTTATGACTGGGAAAGTGAGTCGATGGGTTGTGATTGCCGTATGGATTCTGGCAACTGTAGTCCTAACGATTGCTTGGCCTGCCGTGAATAAGACAGAAGTGAACAATGCACCAAACTTAAGTGAGAATTCACCTTCCGTAGAAGCTGAAAATCTCATAAAGAAAGAATTCCCTAACTCATCAGGGGTTCCTGCCTTACTTACATGGCACAAAGAATCAGGTTTGAACAACGATGATCTAAAAGCTATTCAGCAAGTGGCGGCAGGTTTAGAAAAGAAACCATTAGAAGAACAAACGTCTACTCCGCCTTTGCATAAATTACCGTTAGCAGCTCTACAAAAAATGATTTCGAAAGACGGTACAACGCTTGTACAGCCCATTTTCTTTAAAGAAAACGTTGAAACGGATGTACTAGAAAAAAATCTAGACGCTGTTAAAAAACAAGTAAAAGAAAACGTTTCATATGATTCTTTTGCGACAGATATAGATGAAAAAGATAAACTAAGCACGCGTGTTACGGGGCCTGTAGGAATTCAAGTAGATGCAACCAGCCTATTTGAAGGAGCAGACGTTTCGTTACTAATTGCAACAGTTTTATTAGTCTTAATTTTACTTCTTGTTATTTATCGTTCCCCAATTTTAGCGATTATTCCTTTAATCGGTGTAGGTTTTGCCTATGGGGTTCTGAGTCCAATTCTCGGTATTTTAGCAGATAAAGGATGGATTACGGTCGACTCGCAGTCCATATCCATTATGACGGTCTTGTTATTTGGAGCAGGAACAGACTATTGCTTATTTTTAATTTCCCATTATCGCGATGAGCTTCGCAAAGTAAAAGATAAGAGACAAGCACTTATCAACGCCTTTAAAGGTGCTTCAGGTGCTATAGCTATGAGTGGATTTACAGTTGTCATCTCTCTTCTGGCCTTGATTGTAGCAAAATACGGTGCTTACCATCGTTTTGCAATCCCTTTTAGCTTATCTATTCTAGTTATGGGATTAGCAAGTTTAACACTTATCCCCGCCCTGCTTTCGGTTATGGGAAGAGGTTCTTTTTATCCCTTCGTCCCTCGTACTCCTGAAATGGAAGAAGAATTGGCGAAAAAGAAAGGAAAGCCGGTGCGTGACCGAAAAGAGAAAAACCGTTTCGGAAATTGGATTGGTAATGTGGTTACGACTAAACCATGGACAATCATTGTAGCTTGTCTAGTCTTTTTTGGAGCTTTATCCATTTATTCTAGTCAAATCAAGTATACGTATGATTTATTGTCTTCCTTCCCTGAAGATATGCCTTCCCGTGAAGGATTTGCGATTATCTCTGATGCTTACTCCCCTGGTGAACTAGCACCAGCACAAGTAGTCATTGATACGGAAGGAAAATCGGTAGACCTTGAAAAAGCATTAAAGAAAAATGATCTTATTAGTACCGTTTCTGCACCTCAAAGTGGTACAAATAATGAGGATTTAAAAATATATGACGTCACGTTTAATGTGAATCCATATAGTATAGAAGCAATGGAAGCTATTCCAGACTTGAGAGATGCAGCTGAAAAGGCACTGTCACAGTCCGGAGTTTCCGCAGTCAAATCCAAAGTATGGATCGGCGGTCAAACAGCAACACAGTATGACACAATGACCACGAGTGATAAAGACGACAGTATTATTGTCCCATTAATTATTATTTTTATATCACTCCTGCTATTGGCTTACTTGCGTTCCATTGTAGCCATGCTTTACTTGGTTGGAACGGTTATCTTGTCCTACAGTGCAGCCTTAGGATTAGGCTGGCTCATTATTCACAACATCATGGGGGCAGATGCTATCCAAGGAGCGATTCCTTTATACGCATTTGTATTTTTAGTGGCGCTTGGTGAGGATTATAATATCTTTATGATCTCAAGCATCTGGCAGAAAAAGAAGCACATGCCATTAAAGCAAGCAATTAAAGAAGGCGTAAGCGAAACAAGCGGTGTTATCACATCAGCTGGAATCATTTTAGCTGCTACCTTCGCGGTTCTAGCAACACTGCCTATTCAAGTTCTGGTTCAGTTCGGAATTATCACGGCTTTAGGTGTTCTGTTAGATACATTTATTGTGCGACCATTCCTTGTACCTGCGATCACTACGGTTTTAGGAAGATTTGCTTTCTGGCCAGGTAAAGTTGAAATGGCACCAGAAAAAGAGCAGTAA
- a CDS encoding SDR family oxidoreductase, whose product MKRLINKIAIVTGASRAKGIGTEICRELAREGADIFFTHWSKYDRLMDYCNEDDFNWSKHLMEEIRSLGVRCESMELDLSQPDAPRKLLDTVQNKLGSPSILVNNATHSVDVDFRSIDADMLDAHYNVNVRGTCLLTVEFARLIEGKHGGRIINMVSGQDKSPEPGNLAYVATKGAVSTFTKSVAIELAPLKITVNAVDPGPTNTGWMSSELKEELLPKFPMGRLGEPRDVAKLVIFLASEESEWITGQIIHSDGGFW is encoded by the coding sequence ATGAAGCGGTTAATAAATAAAATTGCGATTGTTACTGGTGCTAGTCGGGCAAAAGGTATTGGTACTGAAATATGCAGGGAATTAGCTAGAGAAGGCGCAGATATTTTTTTCACTCATTGGTCAAAGTATGATCGTTTAATGGATTATTGCAATGAGGATGATTTTAATTGGTCGAAACATCTTATGGAAGAGATTCGCAGTCTGGGAGTGCGATGTGAATCAATGGAATTGGATTTATCGCAACCCGATGCACCAAGAAAGCTTCTTGATACAGTTCAAAACAAACTAGGTTCTCCATCAATCCTTGTAAATAATGCAACACATTCTGTGGACGTAGATTTTCGTTCTATAGATGCTGATATGCTTGATGCTCATTATAACGTGAATGTTAGAGGGACGTGTCTTTTGACTGTTGAGTTTGCACGTCTAATCGAAGGTAAGCATGGCGGTCGAATTATTAATATGGTGTCAGGTCAAGATAAGTCACCTGAGCCTGGGAATTTGGCTTATGTTGCAACAAAAGGGGCTGTTTCTACGTTTACTAAATCAGTTGCTATTGAATTAGCACCTCTTAAAATTACTGTTAATGCTGTAGATCCTGGACCAACTAACACTGGCTGGATGAGCAGTGAGTTAAAGGAAGAGTTACTGCCAAAGTTCCCAATGGGTCGACTTGGTGAGCCCCGGGATGTCGCAAAATTAGTTATCTTTTTAGCAAGTGAAGAATCAGAATGGATTACCGGACAAATTATTCACTCAGATGGAGGCTTTTGGTGA
- a CDS encoding TerC family protein: MESIWLEYVWALLILIGLEGLLSADNALVLAVIAKHLPDDQKKRAINYGILMAFIFRFGALFAISFIANVWWIQAIGAAYLLYLGLKHVIKARFGKHNENIHNDDEKESAGKGFWPTVGKIALADLAFAIDSILAAVAIALGLPDSQFGEIGGMDGGQFAVVVLGGIAGLILIKFAATWFVKLLEKRPALETTAYAIVAWVGVKLAVITLAHKDIGVLDPHFPHSTTWTLIFYGVLVGIALLGWFAPGNKSSEKPSA; the protein is encoded by the coding sequence ATGGAATCTATTTGGCTCGAATACGTATGGGCATTATTGATTCTAATCGGGTTAGAGGGGTTATTGTCAGCCGATAATGCTCTGGTACTAGCAGTTATAGCCAAACATTTACCCGATGATCAGAAAAAAAGAGCGATTAATTACGGAATTCTTATGGCATTTATTTTTCGATTTGGAGCTCTTTTTGCCATTTCATTTATTGCCAACGTCTGGTGGATACAGGCCATAGGAGCAGCTTATCTTCTGTATTTGGGTTTGAAGCATGTCATTAAGGCCAGGTTTGGGAAACATAATGAGAATATTCATAATGATGATGAAAAGGAGTCTGCTGGAAAGGGATTCTGGCCGACAGTGGGGAAAATTGCGTTAGCCGACCTTGCTTTTGCCATTGATTCTATTTTAGCTGCGGTCGCTATAGCCCTTGGACTTCCGGATTCACAATTTGGAGAAATCGGTGGTATGGACGGAGGGCAGTTTGCAGTTGTAGTTCTTGGAGGGATTGCAGGTCTTATTTTAATCAAGTTTGCAGCGACCTGGTTTGTAAAGCTCCTTGAAAAACGACCTGCCTTAGAAACTACAGCATATGCCATTGTTGCCTGGGTAGGTGTGAAACTTGCTGTTATTACTCTTGCGCATAAAGATATTGGTGTCCTAGATCCTCATTTTCCCCATAGCACCACTTGGACCCTAATTTTCTATGGAGTATTAGTTGGTATCGCTCTATTGGGTTGGTTTGCACCGGGTAATAAGTCATCAGAGAAACCATCGGCCTAA
- a CDS encoding YjdF family protein, with translation MSLTIYHDGQFWVGIIEVVEGGKLKVFRYVFGAEPKDTEILDFIYYRLLDVINQSFHSGLDVKRKSNKKVNPKRLQRQVAKEINKIGISTKAQEAMKQEYEEKKKSRKKKAKQYREELKEQKYLMKKLKAKARHKGK, from the coding sequence ATGTCACTAACGATTTACCATGATGGTCAGTTTTGGGTAGGAATTATTGAAGTTGTAGAAGGCGGTAAATTAAAAGTATTTCGCTATGTATTTGGAGCAGAACCAAAAGATACAGAGATATTAGACTTTATTTATTACAGATTGCTAGATGTGATTAATCAATCGTTTCATTCAGGTCTTGATGTAAAAAGAAAATCTAACAAAAAGGTAAATCCAAAACGTTTACAGCGCCAAGTAGCAAAAGAAATAAATAAAATTGGTATTTCAACTAAAGCTCAAGAGGCTATGAAGCAAGAGTACGAAGAAAAGAAAAAAAGTAGAAAAAAGAAAGCTAAGCAATACCGTGAAGAACTAAAGGAACAAAAGTATTTGATGAAGAAACTAAAGGCGAAAGCTAGGCACAAAGGTAAATAG
- a CDS encoding general stress protein translates to MKEIKVAENSGQANKFIEDFFKNGFSKSEIYLLTYNKERSEYLTATTNTKAYRVSDQGVFESAVNKLFSREDELHSKMASLGLTREEAEQCVGEMKQERIIIIAKKDM, encoded by the coding sequence GTGAAAGAAATTAAAGTAGCAGAAAATAGCGGTCAGGCAAATAAATTCATTGAAGATTTCTTTAAAAACGGGTTTAGTAAAAGTGAAATTTATTTATTAACCTATAACAAAGAGCGCTCGGAATATTTAACAGCTACAACAAATACAAAAGCATATCGAGTTTCTGATCAAGGAGTTTTTGAATCTGCAGTTAATAAGTTATTTTCTCGTGAAGATGAACTTCATTCTAAAATGGCCTCTTTAGGTTTAACCCGAGAAGAAGCTGAACAATGTGTCGGTGAAATGAAACAGGAACGTATAATCATTATCGCAAAGAAAGATATGTAA
- a CDS encoding LysR family transcriptional regulator, with translation MEIKQLITFKTAAENLNFTYTAKILNFAQSSVTAQIKALENELETPLFERLGKRLVLTEAGREFKRYADKMIQLTKEAKNAVSGVEEPAGTLIIGSSESQCTYRLPPILKEFKDQFPKVKMIFKPIYSQEQTRAQLLDGTLDIAFTLEPIQHEDANLHTQCLVAENLKIIASPQHPLADKAEIYLEDLEDETLLYTESGCSYRVVLENLFREAGICTSTKFEFVSVEAIKQCVMLDLGIAILPEVVVKAEVEKGILKELVCTKVDTPLYTQMFWHKDKFMSLPLQSFIQLACNTFGLNYKGIESKNL, from the coding sequence ATCGAAATAAAACAACTAATTACATTTAAAACAGCTGCAGAAAATTTAAATTTTACATATACAGCTAAAATTTTGAACTTTGCTCAATCAAGCGTTACCGCTCAAATAAAAGCTCTTGAGAATGAACTTGAAACGCCTTTATTTGAACGTTTAGGGAAGCGCTTGGTTTTAACAGAGGCAGGTAGAGAATTTAAAAGGTACGCCGATAAAATGATTCAACTGACTAAGGAAGCAAAAAACGCTGTAAGTGGAGTGGAGGAACCTGCGGGTACGCTTATTATTGGATCTTCTGAAAGCCAGTGCACGTATAGATTGCCTCCAATATTAAAAGAGTTTAAGGATCAATTTCCAAAGGTTAAAATGATTTTTAAACCCATTTACTCTCAAGAACAAACGAGAGCGCAGCTACTAGATGGAACTCTTGATATTGCCTTTACATTGGAGCCTATTCAGCATGAGGATGCAAATCTACATACGCAATGTCTTGTTGCAGAAAACTTAAAAATTATAGCTTCTCCTCAGCATCCTTTAGCTGATAAAGCGGAAATCTACTTAGAAGACCTTGAGGATGAGACTCTTTTGTATACTGAGTCGGGGTGTTCATATCGGGTAGTATTGGAAAACTTGTTTCGTGAAGCGGGTATTTGTACATCAACTAAATTTGAATTTGTAAGCGTAGAAGCTATTAAGCAGTGTGTAATGTTAGATTTAGGTATTGCCATACTACCTGAAGTAGTAGTAAAAGCGGAGGTTGAGAAAGGTATATTAAAAGAATTAGTGTGCACTAAAGTTGATACACCTCTTTATACACAAATGTTTTGGCATAAAGATAAATTCATGTCTCTTCCTTTGCAATCTTTTATTCAATTAGCTTGTAATACCTTTGGGTTAAATTATAAGGGGATTGAAAGTAAGAATCTCTAA
- a CDS encoding DUF4825 domain-containing protein: MEYFKMFFCLILLILVGITGCSSKEEVTSINTVDVKELKEHSGTYVGDNSNVVAIVRALPEGETFKEIDLHNKTPKIIYGAKEGSLSEDEMLKYWFDGKNTLEKNFLYNAIYLTILVPNAEGYSFRVDNQKFSVSREEMEQFISTNIQTLPRSNELFDKEKTQQFIDDNKEKINKTVKTAAIGEHFFDNVPIVKE, from the coding sequence ATGGAGTATTTTAAGATGTTTTTTTGTTTAATCTTATTAATCCTTGTAGGTATAACCGGCTGTTCTTCAAAAGAAGAAGTCACAAGCATTAACACTGTTGATGTAAAAGAGCTTAAAGAGCATAGCGGAACTTATGTTGGAGATAATTCTAACGTGGTAGCTATCGTAAGAGCATTGCCTGAAGGAGAAACATTTAAAGAAATTGATTTACATAATAAAACACCAAAAATAATTTATGGTGCTAAAGAGGGCTCTTTATCAGAAGATGAAATGTTAAAATATTGGTTTGACGGTAAGAATACATTAGAAAAAAATTTTCTTTATAATGCTATTTATTTAACAATATTAGTGCCTAATGCTGAAGGTTACAGCTTTAGAGTAGACAATCAAAAATTTTCAGTGTCTAGAGAAGAAATGGAACAGTTTATTTCCACAAACATTCAAACTTTACCAAGGAGCAATGAGTTATTTGATAAAGAAAAAACGCAACAATTTATAGATGATAATAAAGAAAAGATAAATAAAACAGTTAAAACGGCAGCTATTGGAGAACATTTTTTTGATAATGTTCCTATAGTAAAAGAATAA
- a CDS encoding alpha/beta fold hydrolase: MEMRVNKIELNGLTFQYREVGEASAPAIVALHALGMSAESWDEVAGVLGKEYRFLALDQRGHGGSERTDAYTFELMCDDLLQFVNTMNLERFTLIGHSMGGTVSYLFSETFPERVDRLIVEDTPPPFTGEKFETPSKPPGSLPFDWEVVPSILNQLNNPNPKWWGSLTEIIAPTLIVGGGASHIPQDKLQEVSKRIPNCKLVTVEGAGHEVHAGNLTAFLTAVKSFLDS, from the coding sequence TTGGAAATGAGAGTAAATAAAATTGAACTAAATGGTTTAACATTTCAATATCGAGAGGTTGGAGAAGCTTCGGCACCTGCCATTGTTGCACTTCATGCTTTGGGAATGAGTGCAGAGTCTTGGGACGAAGTAGCAGGTGTATTAGGAAAGGAATATCGGTTTTTAGCTTTAGATCAGCGAGGACACGGTGGAAGTGAGAGAACTGACGCGTATACGTTTGAACTCATGTGTGATGACTTGCTTCAGTTTGTAAATACGATGAATTTGGAGCGCTTTACGTTAATTGGGCATTCTATGGGTGGTACGGTGTCCTATCTTTTTTCTGAAACATTTCCAGAAAGGGTAGATCGGCTGATTGTTGAAGATACTCCTCCACCTTTTACAGGAGAGAAGTTCGAAACTCCTTCCAAACCTCCTGGTTCTTTACCGTTTGACTGGGAGGTTGTACCTTCAATTCTTAACCAGTTGAATAACCCGAATCCTAAATGGTGGGGAAGTCTTACAGAGATAATTGCACCTACTCTCATCGTAGGAGGAGGTGCCAGCCATATTCCTCAAGATAAATTGCAGGAAGTTTCTAAGCGCATTCCAAATTGCAAATTAGTAACGGTAGAAGGGGCTGGACATGAGGTGCATGCAGGAAACTTAACAGCCTTCTTAACTGCTGTGAAAAGCTTCCTTGATTCGTGA
- a CDS encoding alpha/beta fold hydrolase, producing the protein MNEEIIKIDNVEICTESFGNPKNPTVLLIMGAMSSLDWWDEDFCLRLAERERFVIRYDHRDLGRSTTYPPGTSNYTITDMADDAIGVLDAYSIEKAHIVGMSLGGMIGQILALRYPDRIDSLTLIASSVFGTEAEKLPPMDQHILDYHTKSTSIDWSNQEATVPYLAGGWKILSGTKPYEEERMYKLAEREAARAKQLPSRFNHALLQGGGQYYNRFSEITIPTLIIHGTEDPALPYEHGLALAKGISHAKLIALDGTGHEVHSEDWAQIIESIVGISKT; encoded by the coding sequence ATGAATGAAGAGATAATAAAAATTGATAACGTTGAGATTTGTACAGAAAGTTTTGGAAACCCCAAAAACCCTACTGTACTTTTAATAATGGGAGCAATGTCCTCATTAGATTGGTGGGATGAAGACTTCTGTCTTCGCCTCGCTGAACGGGAGAGATTTGTTATTCGTTACGACCATCGTGATTTAGGTCGGTCTACCACTTATCCACCCGGTACTTCTAACTATACAATAACGGATATGGCTGACGATGCAATTGGTGTTTTAGATGCTTACTCTATAGAAAAAGCTCATATTGTTGGAATGTCTTTGGGAGGGATGATAGGACAAATCCTTGCTCTTAGATATCCGGATCGCATAGACTCCCTTACTTTAATTGCATCAAGCGTATTTGGAACGGAGGCGGAAAAATTGCCCCCAATGGATCAGCATATACTTGATTACCACACGAAGAGCACTTCCATAGACTGGTCAAATCAAGAGGCAACCGTTCCCTACCTTGCAGGTGGATGGAAAATTTTAAGTGGGACAAAACCTTATGAAGAGGAAAGAATGTATAAGCTAGCAGAAAGAGAAGCTGCCCGCGCCAAACAGCTGCCGAGTAGATTTAACCATGCTTTGCTTCAAGGAGGAGGCCAATATTATAACAGATTCAGTGAAATTACTATACCTACACTGATTATTCATGGGACAGAAGATCCGGCACTGCCATACGAACATGGGCTTGCTCTTGCAAAAGGTATTTCTCATGCTAAATTAATAGCTCTTGATGGTACAGGACATGAAGTTCATAGTGAGGACTGGGCACAAATTATCGAATCAATTGTAGGGATTAGCAAAACATGA